In Pleomorphomonas sp. T1.2MG-36, a single window of DNA contains:
- a CDS encoding DUF2585 family protein codes for MAPTIRYAIFVIAAALVTQAAVLYVMGQPPICACGTVRLWAGTVLSPENSQQLTDWYTPSHVIHGMLFFALGRLVFRGHWSPVLALALALGIEIAWELVENSPLVIERYREQALAQGYSGDSILNSVSDTLAMLVGFWMATRLPVRASITLALAAELFTGVMIRDNLTLNVVQLLVPSKAISAWQAEGGVYGAPSQE; via the coding sequence ATGGCGCCGACCATCAGGTATGCTATCTTCGTTATCGCTGCCGCCCTCGTTACACAGGCTGCCGTTTTGTATGTCATGGGGCAACCGCCGATCTGCGCCTGTGGCACCGTACGTCTTTGGGCCGGTACCGTTCTCAGCCCGGAAAACTCGCAGCAGCTCACCGATTGGTACACCCCTTCGCATGTCATCCACGGCATGCTCTTCTTCGCGCTCGGCCGTCTGGTGTTTCGAGGGCATTGGTCCCCGGTCCTCGCATTGGCCTTGGCGCTCGGCATCGAGATCGCCTGGGAACTCGTCGAGAACTCCCCGCTGGTGATTGAACGCTATCGCGAACAGGCCCTGGCGCAGGGCTACTCTGGCGACAGCATCCTGAACTCGGTGTCCGACACCCTGGCGATGCTGGTCGGGTTCTGGATGGCGACTCGCCTGCCCGTCCGTGCCAGCATTACCCTCGCGCTGGCGGCCGAGCTGTTTACGGGCGTGATGATCCGCGACAATCTGACGCTCAACGTCGTGCAGTTGCTCGTACCGAGCAAAGCCATCTCCGCGTGGCAGGCGGAGGGTGGCGTCTACGGCGCCCCGTCGCAGGAGTGA
- a CDS encoding 5' nucleotidase, NT5C type, giving the protein MSRIRVAVDMDEVIADTYGAMLGWLVGRHGAQWSPTSLQGRQIFDVLTPEIAETLREAMHDGAFFADLPIVEGSQSALAAIASRCELFITSAAMEFPNSLGPKFLWLQRHFPFVDPLNVVFCGDKSIIAADCLIDDNARHFQRFGGQGIVFSSPHNVNVTDYPRIRHWSEAMGVLAEAFPGAL; this is encoded by the coding sequence TTGAGTCGTATTCGCGTCGCCGTGGACATGGACGAGGTCATCGCGGACACCTATGGCGCCATGCTGGGCTGGCTGGTCGGCCGACATGGCGCGCAATGGAGCCCCACCTCGCTGCAGGGCCGACAGATCTTCGATGTGCTCACCCCGGAGATCGCCGAAACACTCCGAGAGGCCATGCACGACGGCGCCTTCTTTGCCGACCTGCCGATCGTCGAGGGCAGCCAATCGGCGCTTGCGGCGATCGCGTCTCGCTGCGAGCTGTTCATCACGTCGGCAGCCATGGAGTTCCCCAACTCGCTTGGCCCGAAGTTTCTCTGGCTGCAGCGGCATTTCCCCTTCGTCGACCCGCTCAATGTCGTGTTCTGCGGCGACAAGAGCATCATCGCCGCCGATTGCCTGATCGACGATAACGCGCGCCATTTCCAGCGGTTCGGCGGGCAGGGGATCGTCTTCTCGTCACCTCACAACGTGAACGTCACCGACTATCCGCGCATTCGCCATTGGAGCGAGGCCATGGGAGTCCTGGCGGAGGCCTTTCCCGGCGCGCTGTGA
- a CDS encoding phosphoribosylaminoimidazolesuccinocarboxamide synthase, with the protein MALDRILSEAFIPELPNYYKGKVRENYDLPDGSRVIIATDRISAFDRVLAAIPFKGQVLTQTARFWFNATGDICPNHVIAYPDPNVVVGKRLDILPVEVIVRGYLAGTTSTSVLTKYRAGERHMYGLTLPDGLHDNEKLPSPILTPTSKAFDGGHDEPLSGDEIVAKKLLTPEQWATVSDYALKLYARGAEIAAAHGLILADTKYEFGLDGDGTIVLADEIHTPDSSRYWIAASYAEDFAAGRRPKSFDKDFIRAWVGARCDPYKDPIPEIPESLIAETSQVYIDAFEAITGETFVPDLSGSTPLERVRANLAPYFNR; encoded by the coding sequence ATGGCCCTCGACCGTATTCTTTCCGAAGCCTTCATTCCCGAGCTGCCCAACTACTACAAGGGCAAGGTGCGCGAGAATTACGATCTGCCGGACGGCAGCCGCGTCATCATCGCCACGGACCGCATCAGCGCCTTCGATCGCGTGTTGGCGGCCATCCCTTTCAAGGGACAGGTGCTGACTCAAACGGCGCGCTTCTGGTTCAATGCGACGGGCGACATCTGCCCCAATCACGTCATCGCCTATCCCGACCCCAATGTGGTGGTCGGCAAGCGGCTGGACATTCTGCCGGTAGAGGTGATCGTGCGCGGCTATCTGGCCGGCACCACCAGCACCTCGGTCTTGACGAAATATAGGGCCGGCGAGCGGCACATGTACGGACTGACGCTGCCCGACGGCCTCCACGACAACGAAAAACTCCCCTCCCCGATCCTGACGCCAACCAGCAAGGCCTTCGACGGGGGGCACGACGAACCGCTGAGCGGCGACGAGATTGTGGCGAAGAAGCTTCTGACGCCGGAGCAATGGGCCACCGTGTCCGACTATGCGCTGAAGCTCTATGCGCGTGGCGCCGAGATCGCCGCCGCGCATGGTCTCATTCTGGCCGATACCAAGTATGAGTTCGGCCTCGACGGCGATGGCACCATCGTGCTTGCCGACGAAATCCATACCCCCGACTCGAGTCGCTACTGGATCGCCGCCTCCTACGCCGAGGATTTCGCCGCTGGCCGACGCCCGAAGAGCTTCGACAAGGACTTCATCCGTGCCTGGGTGGGCGCGCGCTGCGATCCCTACAAGGATCCGATCCCCGAGATTCCGGAAAGCCTGATCGCCGAGACGTCGCAGGTCTATATCGACGCATTCGAGGCGATTACCGGCGAGACCTTCGTGCCCGACCTGTCCGGCAGTACCCCGCTCGAGCGAGTGCGAGCGAACCTCGCTCCCTACTTCAACCGATAG
- a CDS encoding helix-turn-helix transcriptional regulator: MKKALDTLEKLTSVLRKPEPAHTIATGNPVHALQATTEAAFAAAPADSEPAPAPGRKAKPATSATPTLLSMKQASAMTTLSVSSIKRMMAAGTFPKPVRLGESRIAFVDAEIHAWVRARIAERG, encoded by the coding sequence TTGAAGAAAGCGCTCGACACCCTGGAGAAACTGACGTCGGTGCTGCGCAAGCCCGAACCGGCCCATACCATCGCCACCGGAAACCCCGTTCACGCCTTGCAGGCGACCACGGAAGCGGCGTTTGCCGCCGCACCGGCCGACAGCGAGCCAGCCCCGGCCCCTGGCCGGAAAGCCAAGCCTGCGACGTCGGCGACGCCGACGCTCCTGTCGATGAAGCAGGCGTCGGCCATGACCACGCTTTCGGTATCGTCGATCAAGCGCATGATGGCCGCGGGCACCTTTCCGAAGCCGGTACGTCTTGGCGAAAGCCGCATCGCCTTCGTCGACGCGGAAATCCATGCGTGGGTGCGCGCTCGCATCGCCGAAC